CGTACTTCGACTACGATTTCCGCTACTTGGACGACCCCAAGAACACGCAGCACGACTGGGCCGACGCCTACAAGCGAGTCCACTTCGGGCCGGAAGACAACTTCCTGTTCTCGACCGGTGGGGAAGTGCGCTACCGGTACATGAACGAGCTGAGCAGCCGGGGCACGGGCCGAAACAACTTCTACGACCTGTTCCGGGTGCGGGCCTACGGGGACTTCTGGTACAAGGACGAGTACCGCGTATTCGTGGAGTTCGCGGACACGCAGATCTACGGCAACCGGCTCGCCCCGATCCCGAGCGACGCGAGCGGTCCCGACCTTCAGAATGCGTTCGTCGAAGCCAAAGTTGGGAACCCGTTCGGCGGCCCCCTGTCGGTTCGCGTCGGTCGGCAGGAACTCCTCTACGGATCGCAGCGCCTAGTCTCCCCGCCAGACTGGGGCCAAACGCGCCGGACGTTCCAGGGTGTTAAGGCTTTCTGGGCGACCGAACAGTGGAGCGTAGACGCCTTCTGGGTGCAACCCGTTACGCCCAACGAGTTCAAGTTCGACTCGGTCGATAACAACCGCAATTTCTACGGGTTGTGGACCACCTACCGGCCGAAAGCAGGTACGTTCTTCGACCTGTACTACCTCGGGCTGTCGCAAGCGAACACGACGACGGCCAACGGAGACGTGCAAACCTTCGGGAGCCGGTACACCGGTGACGTGGACAAACGGTTTCTCTACGACTTTGAGGGCGCGGTCCAGTTCGGTGAGCGCGGGACGCGCCACGTGCTGAGCAAGATGTTGGTCGCCGGTTTGGGTTACCGGTTCGTGAATATGCCCTGGAACCCACACTTCTGGCTGTACTACGACTATGCTTCCGGCGACAAGGACCCGACCGGCCGGTCCGGGAGCTACCGCACCTTCAACCAACTGTTCCCGCAAGGGCACAACTACTTCGGGTACGCAGACATCGTGGGCCGGCAGAACATCCACGACCTGAACCTCCAGTTCAGTATCAGCCCGCAGCCCTGGGCCAACATCTCCTTCCAGTACCACTCCTTCAACCTCGATTCGGTGAAGGACGGGTTGTACAACACGCGGGGCCAGATCATCCGGCAGGACGCGACCGGCCGGTCCGGGAACGCGGTGGGTGAAGAAATGGACATCTTGGCCACCTTCCACCTGTCCCCGCACCAGGACTGTATGTTCGGGTACTCGAAGTTCTTCGGGGGCTCGTTCTGGCGGCGCACCGGCAACCCGAACAACGTCGAACTCCTGTACGCTCAGTACAGCTTCAAGTGGTAAGTTGAAACGCGCGACGTAACGCAACGAGCGGCCGGGGTACGCCCCCGACCGCTCGCTTCATTTCTCACGACGAAGAGAGTCAAAAGTCGGCGAACCCGCCATCATTGCCGCGCTTGTTCTTGAGCGCCCGTGTGACCGCGGGGCGGGGCTTAGCGGGGGACTTTGAGCGCTCGGTCTTAAATGTCGTGTGGCCGTGTTCGTTGAGTTTGAATCGCGCGACGAGGTCCCGGAGCTGACCCGCCTGGTCCGTCAGCGTCTGAGCCGTCGCCGACAGCTCCTCCGTCTGGGCCGCATTCCGCTGGGTCACCGTGTCCATCTGGGACACCGCCTTGTTCACCTGGTCGATACCCACCGACTGCTCCTTGCTCGCGCCCGCGATCTCCGTAATTATCGACGTCACACGCGTCACGCTCGTCACGATCTCACCCAGCGTCGACCCCGAGCGGTTCACCAGTTCCGTGCCCGCGTCCACCTTCTTCACCGAGTCCTCGATCAAACCCTTGATCTCCTTCGCCGCCGTCGCGCTACGCTGCGCGAGATTACGCACCTCGCTTGCGACCACCGCGAACCCGCGCCCTTGTTCTCCGGCTCGTGCCGCTTCCACCGCCGCGTTCAACGCCAACAGGTTCGTCTGGAACGCGATCTCGTCGATCGTCGTGATAATGTCCGCGATCTTCTTCGACGCGCCGTTGATCGCGCTCATCGCCCCCACCGCGTCACCCACCACCTGACCACCCTTCTCCGCCACTTCCTTCGAGCTGCTCGCCAACTGGCGCGCCTGCTGAGCGCTGTCCGAGTTCTGCTTCACCGTCGCCGTGATCTGCTCCAGACTGCTCGCCGTCTCCTCCAGACTGCTCGCCTGGTCCTGAGCACCCATCGAGATCTCTTCCGTCGCGCTCGACAACTGAGCCGACGCGTCCGCCAACTGCACCGACACCTCGCGCACCCCCTCCAAAGCCGTCCGAACCGACACAATCGCCTTGTTCAGCGAACGAGCCATCTGACCCACGGTATCGGTGCCCAGGTCCGGAACCTGCTGCGTGAAGTCCCCAGCCGCCACCGCGTTCACACCCACCAGAATCTGGTCCACCTTCCCACGCAATTCGTCGGCGACCCGGTCGCGCTCGGCCGCTTCACGCTGCACCTGCTCGGCCTCGCGCCGGACCTGCTCCGCCTTCTCCCGCTCACGAGCCGCGCCCTCCCGGGCCTCGCGCTCCGCCGTCTCGCGCTTCCGCACCTCCGCGTCACGCAGCGCACCGATTGCCGTGTTCAGAGCCACCGCCATCCGACCCACCTCGTCGCGCGTCATCACTTCCGCGGTTTGCGTGAGATCCCCGTGGGCCACCGCTTCGAGTACGCCCATTGTGCGGTCAATGGGCCGGGTCAGCGACCGCGCGAGCCAAGCGGCGCAACATAAGGTCACGAGGGCCACCAGTCCACCGACCAGTGCTAGTTGAACCTGGGTCCGGTCGCCCATTTCACTCATCCGGCGCTCGCCCGCCTGGATCTCGTCTTGGGGCATGTAGACCCCAATGACCCAGTCCCACGGGGCGAAGTAGGCAAACCGAACGACCTGCGTGCGCTTCGCCCCGCCCTCGGTCCATTCGCACACCTTCTCGGCCGTTTCTCCGGATTTCAGCGCCCGCGCGCGCTCACACACCTCGCGCAGCGCGGTGTCCTTGTCCGACGCGCCGGCGGCGAAGACGTTCCGGCCCTCGTCCGACGGGGTGGACGAAATGATCCACGTTCCGGGGGTGTCGAGCACGAACGCCCGCCCGCTCGCCCCGACCTCGACCTTTCGGATCGCGGCCCGCAGCCCCGGGACGTTCTCCTGGGGGATGCCGACGTACACGGCCCCGATCACCGCTCCCTCTGCGTTCATAAGCGGCTTGTACGCGGTGATGTACCAGGCGTTCAGCACGCGCGCGCGGCCCCGGTACGTTTTCCCGGAGAGCAAACTGGCGACGACCGGGTTCGGGTTCCCGTCCGGGTTGGTCCGGGGGATGAACGTGCCGCTCGCCCGGACGCCGTTGGCCGTCGGGTGCGTCGTACTGACGCGCAGCATGTCCCCCGTCGCGTTCATGCGCTGGAACAGGGTGCAGTGGAACCCCGTTTGTGCGCGGACGTCGTCCACGAGCCGGTTCGGGACGTTCAGATCCCGGTTCTGGCCGACCCACCGGTCCCCGAACATCATTTTGGGAATCACGACTTTGGCCGATTGGCCCGAGAGCTGGTTGACCGCGGTCCACTCCACCGTTTCGTCCGGCGCCGGGCGCACCCCGCCGACGTCTTCCACCATGTGGTCGGTGACCTTGAGCGCCGCGGTCGTCATTTGCTCCAGACACTCTTGCTGGGGCAGGCAGAGGTTGTACGTCCCGTCGAGGGTGTGGGCCATGTCCTGGGAACTGAGGGTTCCGCACTCGCGGGCCGCGATGTCGCGCCCCTGGCGAGTGAGGTGAACCGCCAGCCCGATCACGGCCACGATCGCGAGCAAGCAAATACCCGCGAACCCGAACAGTTTGGTCCGGATGGAGGGCGAAGTTGTTGAGAACCAGGCAAACACGAGATACCTCCTCTGCCCCAACCGCGAGGACGATTTCGACCTCCAATCTATGCGGGCCGAGACGTTAAGTGGATTAAATATCTAACAATCAGCGAACGAAACAATTACAGATCAGAACTCGGTGAACCCGTCGTTGTCGTCGTTACCGAGGCGATCGAGTTCGTGGGTGTGCCCGTTGCCGTTACCACCCGTGTGTTTGTTGTTTTTGAGGGCGCGGGTGACCGCGGGTCGAGGCTTGGTGCCCGAGTGCGCGGACCGCGGCCCCTTGGATGCCGGCTTGTGAGCGGCACGCGGCGCCGTGTCGGTGAGCTTGAACCGTGCGACGAGGTCGCGGAGCTGCGCGGCCTGGTCCGTCAGCGTCTGGGCCGTTGCCGACATCTCCTCGGTCTGGGCCGCGTTGCGCTGGGTCACCGTGTCCATCTGGGACACCGCCTTGTTCACCTGGTCGATACCCGTGGACTGTTCCTTGCTGGCACCCGCGATCTCGGTGATGATGTCCGTTACACGCTTCACCGAAGTGACGATGTCGCCCAGGGTCGAGCCCGAGCGGTTCACCAGCTCCGTACCGGCATCGACCTTCTTGACCGAGTCCTCGATCAGATCCTTGATCTCCTTCGCCGCCGTCGCCGAGCGCTGGGCCAGGTTCCGTACTTCCGAGGCCACCACCGCGAACCCGCGACCCTGCTCACCCGCACGGGCCGCTTCCACCGCCGCGTTCAGAGCCAACAGGTTCGTCTGGAACGCGATCTCGTCGATCGTCGTAATGATGTCCGCGATCTTCTTCGACGCGCCGTTGATCGCACTCATCGCGCCCACCGCGTTACCCACCACCTGGCCGCCCTTCTCGGCCACTTCCTTCGAGCTGCTCGCGAGCTGGCGCGCCTGTTGCGCGCTGTCCGAGTTCTGGCGCACCGTGCTCGTAATCTGTTGGAGCGTGCTGGCCGTCTCTTCGAGGCTGCTCGCCTGCTCCTGAGCGCCCGTCGAGATCTCCTCGCTGGCCGCGGACAGTTGGGTCGAGGCGTCGGCGAGTTGCTCGGACACCTCGCGCACGCCCTCCAGGGCGCTCCGAACGGACACGATCGCCTTGTTCAGCGAACCGGCCATTTGGCCAACAATATCCGTCCCCAGGTCCGGAACTTGCTGCGTGAAGTCGCCCGCCGCCATCGCCCCGACCGAGGTCACAATGGTGGAGATCTTGTGTTGCAGTTCGGCCGCCTGCGCCGCGCTGCGCTCGGCGCTCTCCTTAACTTGCTTCTCCAGCGCGAGGCGCTCGGTGATAACGGCCCAGGTGACCATCGCCCCGATGTAGTTGCGCTTCTGATCGAACACCGGGCTGAGGTTCAGCTCCAGCGTCTCGGTACCGAGCTGGATGTTCGCCGAGTGCGGCAGGTTCTTCGGGTCGCCGACCAAGCGCCGCGGGTGCTCGGGGCGCTTGTGGAAGATGTCGATGGACTGGCCGAGCAACTGGTCCGGCTTGATCGGCAACAGGTGCTCGACCCCGCGCAGTGTTTTAAACGTCGAGGCGTTGGCGTAACGGATCTTGAACTCGCGGTCCGCGAACATCACGTTGATCGGGGCCGAATCGAGCATGGCCTGCACGCGGGTCATGTTCGTGACGTCGGTCTGCATGTTGCCGATCGCTGCGTTCAGGGCCACGGCCAGGCGCCCGACCTCATCGCCGCTCGTGACCTCCACGCGCTGTGTCAGATCCCCGGACCCGACCGCATCGAGTACCCGGACGGTGTTACTAAGCCCGCGGCGCACGCTCCACAAGCAGAACGCGACGACGCCCAGAATCACCAGGCTCCCGCCAATGATGGTGCCGCTAATTTGCGTGGCGAGTTGAGCCGACTGATCTAGCCGCTTCCCGATCGGGACGTCCGTTTCCAGAACGCCCCGCACCTCGCCGAGTTGCCAGTCCTTCTTGGGGCTGGCCGGGTGCTGGTTGTGGCAGGTCACGCACGCCTGACTGCTCATGCGGTCGGGGATGGCGACCCGAACCGTTTCCTCACCGTTCAGTTGTTCGACCCGGGTGAACGTTTCGGCTTGCGGGTTCGCCTTGAAGTGTGCCAGGGCGTCCTTACCGAACGAATCGAGCACGCGATCGTTCCGATTGGGGAACGGGTGCTCGCTGTACAACCGCAACTTCAGCCCGCCCTCTTTCTGAGAAATCTCCGTGCTCAAATCGTGAATGAGCGTGGCGGGTAGGGGGATCGTATCGGTCTTCTCTTTGTGATCGTGAGACACGCGCAGTTTGGAGCCGGCGTTGACCTTTTGGACCACATTATTCGTGTAATAAGCCCGCAGTGCTTTGAACTGCTCAATAGTGCCGCGCGCGCTCGTGACACTGTTCGTGATCGTTTCGTCTCGGGTGCCGTGCCAGGTCTGGTAGACGACCGCGGCCGTGGTGGCGCCCACGACGAGCGCCACGGGAACGAGCACTTTCAGTGCGATTCCCTGGTCGCGGACCCACGCTAAAGCGCTTTGACTAGCCATCTCGATCTCGCACCACTTGCACTGGTTGAGCGTCAGATCGCGCACCACACAGTGCGCGAAGTCATTATCGATTAGAATTCGGTAAACCCGTCGTGAGCGTCGCTCCCGAGGCGATCGAGTTCGTGCGCGTGCCCGTTACCGTTGGAGTGCCCGCTCTTCATCGCACGGGCCACCGCGGGACGCGGCTTGGGCGCCGCGACCTTCGCACGGGCCGGCTTGGGCGCGGGGCGCGAGGCGCCGTGCCCGTCGTCACTGAGCTTGAACCGGGACACCAGATCACGCAGGTGCGCGGCCTGTTCCGTCAGGGTTTGAGCGGTGGCGGACAGCTCCTCGGTTTGTGAGGCATTCCGCTGGGTCACCGTGTCCATCTGGGACACCGCCTTGTTCACCTGGTCGATACCCACCGACTGCTCCTTGCTCGCGCCCGCGATCTCCGTAATTATCGACGTCACGCGCGTCACGCTCGTCACGATCTCACCCAGCGTCGAACCCGAGCGGTTCACCAGCTCCGTGCCCGCGTCCACCTTCTTCACCGAGTCCTCGATCAAACCCTTGATCTCCTTCGCCGCCGTCGCGCTCCGCTGAGCCAGGTTCCGTACCTCGCTCGCCACCACCGCGAAGCCACGACCCTGCTCGCCCGCACGAGCCGCCTCCACTGCCGCGTTCAACGCCAGCAAGTTCGTCTGGAACGCGATCTCATCGATCGTCGTGATAATGTCCGCGATCTTCTTCGACGACTCGTTAATCTGGCTCATCGCCCCCACCGCGCTGCCCA
This region of Gemmata massiliana genomic DNA includes:
- a CDS encoding alginate export family protein translates to MPGELPALPEAPGAGPSTEPMGAAPTTPGAAAPGAAAPGAAPAAPAAKAPEEKKGVDWSKVPVAAKRPPTGWWSVPASGPGYYSLRDCVEGNYRDAPPKFPYGQWSLNSTPYFDYDFRYLDDPKNTQHDWADAYKRVHFGPEDNFLFSTGGEVRYRYMNELSSRGTGRNNFYDLFRVRAYGDFWYKDEYRVFVEFADTQIYGNRLAPIPSDASGPDLQNAFVEAKVGNPFGGPLSVRVGRQELLYGSQRLVSPPDWGQTRRTFQGVKAFWATEQWSVDAFWVQPVTPNEFKFDSVDNNRNFYGLWTTYRPKAGTFFDLYYLGLSQANTTTANGDVQTFGSRYTGDVDKRFLYDFEGAVQFGERGTRHVLSKMLVAGLGYRFVNMPWNPHFWLYYDYASGDKDPTGRSGSYRTFNQLFPQGHNYFGYADIVGRQNIHDLNLQFSISPQPWANISFQYHSFNLDSVKDGLYNTRGQIIRQDATGRSGNAVGEEMDILATFHLSPHQDCMFGYSKFFGGSFWRRTGNPNNVELLYAQYSFKW
- a CDS encoding methyl-accepting chemotaxis protein, translated to MFAWFSTTSPSIRTKLFGFAGICLLAIVAVIGLAVHLTRQGRDIAARECGTLSSQDMAHTLDGTYNLCLPQQECLEQMTTAALKVTDHMVEDVGGVRPAPDETVEWTAVNQLSGQSAKVVIPKMMFGDRWVGQNRDLNVPNRLVDDVRAQTGFHCTLFQRMNATGDMLRVSTTHPTANGVRASGTFIPRTNPDGNPNPVVASLLSGKTYRGRARVLNAWYITAYKPLMNAEGAVIGAVYVGIPQENVPGLRAAIRKVEVGASGRAFVLDTPGTWIISSTPSDEGRNVFAAGASDKDTALREVCERARALKSGETAEKVCEWTEGGAKRTQVVRFAYFAPWDWVIGVYMPQDEIQAGERRMSEMGDRTQVQLALVGGLVALVTLCCAAWLARSLTRPIDRTMGVLEAVAHGDLTQTAEVMTRDEVGRMAVALNTAIGALRDAEVRKRETAEREAREGAAREREKAEQVRREAEQVQREAAERDRVADELRGKVDQILVGVNAVAAGDFTQQVPDLGTDTVGQMARSLNKAIVSVRTALEGVREVSVQLADASAQLSSATEEISMGAQDQASSLEETASSLEQITATVKQNSDSAQQARQLASSSKEVAEKGGQVVGDAVGAMSAINGASKKIADIITTIDEIAFQTNLLALNAAVEAARAGEQGRGFAVVASEVRNLAQRSATAAKEIKGLIEDSVKKVDAGTELVNRSGSTLGEIVTSVTRVTSIITEIAGASKEQSVGIDQVNKAVSQMDTVTQRNAAQTEELSATAQTLTDQAGQLRDLVARFKLNEHGHTTFKTERSKSPAKPRPAVTRALKNKRGNDGGFADF
- a CDS encoding methyl-accepting chemotaxis protein yields the protein MASQSALAWVRDQGIALKVLVPVALVVGATTAAVVYQTWHGTRDETITNSVTSARGTIEQFKALRAYYTNNVVQKVNAGSKLRVSHDHKEKTDTIPLPATLIHDLSTEISQKEGGLKLRLYSEHPFPNRNDRVLDSFGKDALAHFKANPQAETFTRVEQLNGEETVRVAIPDRMSSQACVTCHNQHPASPKKDWQLGEVRGVLETDVPIGKRLDQSAQLATQISGTIIGGSLVILGVVAFCLWSVRRGLSNTVRVLDAVGSGDLTQRVEVTSGDEVGRLAVALNAAIGNMQTDVTNMTRVQAMLDSAPINVMFADREFKIRYANASTFKTLRGVEHLLPIKPDQLLGQSIDIFHKRPEHPRRLVGDPKNLPHSANIQLGTETLELNLSPVFDQKRNYIGAMVTWAVITERLALEKQVKESAERSAAQAAELQHKISTIVTSVGAMAAGDFTQQVPDLGTDIVGQMAGSLNKAIVSVRSALEGVREVSEQLADASTQLSAASEEISTGAQEQASSLEETASTLQQITSTVRQNSDSAQQARQLASSSKEVAEKGGQVVGNAVGAMSAINGASKKIADIITTIDEIAFQTNLLALNAAVEAARAGEQGRGFAVVASEVRNLAQRSATAAKEIKDLIEDSVKKVDAGTELVNRSGSTLGDIVTSVKRVTDIITEIAGASKEQSTGIDQVNKAVSQMDTVTQRNAAQTEEMSATAQTLTDQAAQLRDLVARFKLTDTAPRAAHKPASKGPRSAHSGTKPRPAVTRALKNNKHTGGNGNGHTHELDRLGNDDNDGFTEF